Proteins from a single region of Psilocybe cubensis strain MGC-MH-2018 chromosome 3, whole genome shotgun sequence:
- a CDS encoding putative RNA methyltransferase C2A9.10, with translation MSTVSSVPTHGNYHGYYSKRPFRNDERLLSLPSGLFKGARVLDIGCNEGWVTCEIAQSYGAHLVVGVDIDESLITNAWRRRRAVWSCQAPTYPRTSNEEDDLTSGDSKPRKRRKLQDEGSSQVNDTQPIRHYFPASCEHEFGSLPIPPSSNRGKNVFPHNVSFRTADWMRTDIPEDSEGYNVVIAFSISKWIHLNEGDEGLKLFFRRVYAVLKPGGSFVLEPQPWESYAKAKRMNQKLKENGKNLVIRPSDFEAILREIGFGHPQHFGTVGEGGFSRPIDLYIKV, from the exons ATGTCTACTGTCTCTAGCGTTCCGACGCACGGGAATTATCATGG GTATTATTCGAAACGACCGTTTCGCAACGATGAGCGCTTGCTTTCACTTCCCTCAGGATTGTTTAAGGGAGCGCGAGTACTGGACATTGGATGCAATGAGGGATGGGTGACCTGTGAAATAG CTCAATCGTATGGTGCACACTTGGTCGTGGGCGTTGACATTGACGAAAGCTTGATCACTAATGCGTGGCGACGGAGACGCGCTGTTTGGTCGTGTCAAGCACCCACATACCCACGTACATCAAACGAAGAGGACGATCTAACTTCTGGTGACTCcaaaccaagaaaaagacgGAAGTTGCAGGATGAGGGTTCTTCACAGGTCAACGATACTCAGCCCATACGTCATTATTTTCCTGCATCTTGCGAACATGAATTCGGTTCACTGCCTATTCCCCCATCTTCAAACAGAGGAAAAAATGTGTTTCCGCACAACGTCTCCTTTCGTACAGCAGATTGGATGAGAACGGACATCCCTGAGGATTCAGAAGGCTATAACGTGGTTATTGC GTTCTCAATATCGAAGTGGATACATTTAAATGAAGGCGACGAGGGTCTTAAACTTTTCTTTCGACGAGTGTACGCAGTACTCAAGCCCGGCGGAAGCTTCGTGTTGGAGCCACAGCCCTGGGAATCATATGCGAAGGCAAAGCGAATGAATCAG AAACTGAAAGAAAACGGTAAAAACCTAGTGATCAGACCCTCAGATTTCGAAGCTATCCTAAGAGAGATCGGCTTTGGACATCCTCAACATTTTGGGACAGTTGGTGAAGGAG GATTCAGCAGACCTATTGATCTCTACATTAAAGTTTAA
- a CDS encoding Zinc-type alcohol dehydrogenase-like protein (Zinc-type alcohol dehydrogenase-like protein C1773.06c) produces MQKAKPGQYSYNALHGPTPIKAGDFVLVLGTGSVSIFALQFAAAAGATVIATSSSDDKLKIAAKHGAKHLINYNKTPNWDEEVMKITNGEGADHIIEVGGQGTLERSIKSAKTGSGYVQVIGFIASGGEASVVFPLLVNAVTLRGISIGSVEQPVIDKVFNFDDAIAAYAYLELQKHVGKVVIKVA; encoded by the exons ATGCAAAAGGCGAAACCTGGGCAATACT CATACAACGCTCTTCATGGACCTACCCCAATCAAAGCGGGAGACTTTGTTTTGGTGTTGGGAACGGGCAGTGTTTCTAT CTTTGCATTACAGtttgctgctgccgctggAGCGACCGTCATTGCCACTTCATCATCTGACGACAAATTGAAGATAGCTGCAAAACATGGAGCAAAGCACCTCATCAACTACAACAAGACACCTAACTGGGACGAAGAAGTTATGAAAATT ACCAACGGAGAGGGAGCAGATCACATAATTGAA GTAGGAGGTCAAGGCACTCTAGAAAGGTCAATAAAATCAGCCAAAACAGGAAGTGGGTACGTCCAAGTTATCGGGTTCATTGCATCT GGTGGTGAAGCTAGTGTAGTATTTCCCTTACTGGTGAACGCAGTAACTTTACGGGGAATCTCAATCGGTTCTGTTGAACA GCCTGTGATTGATAAGgttttcaattttgatgatgctATTGCCGCGTATGCCTACCTTGAGTTGCAGAAGCACGTTGGAAAGGTCGTAATCAAAGTAGCGTAG
- a CDS encoding Transcription initiation factor TFIID subunit 7, with product MDDDVIVVDDFDNDAGPSTHADAAYTPSSRPKTVAERNINGADSGPSTSRLRSGSHVSTDPNERSMRSSTLRSKPQPKLKLKLSDKAASMAPGMSFLGQYDRELDSDDEDLAFEEQFILRMPPGEDCEKLRKAIASREVGNDIWFKFKDSRRAVFHIGNNTYSAKLVDLPCVIESQKTLDNKQMFKVADICQMLVVDKKIASEDQLQKDKNFNIDEFIWPHGITPPLHHVRKRRFRKRVNRRTIESVEQEVERLLDEDAMATEVKYDVLENVNPDLSDSELIEQEAPLDAPTPAVSDLGEGMTPGDLGEGDEEDDGEAASVDNDDDEQEGDIDEDLAAELNLALENEDEEDGDDEDEEDDESEEEESEDEDDEETQARKLLSEEIRDLEAAVAKKRNEIASSANPLIRKRFEDALKKLTADLEMKSAQRDELKERQRLKKEGLPMETVEDTDPDNGGHGPGGGGDDDGDLFGDESEMDMS from the exons ATGGATGATGACGTTATTGTCGTAGACGACTTTGACAACGATGCCGGTCCCTCAACACACGCCGACGCTGCCTATACGCCCAGCAGCCGACCCAAAACTGTCGCAGAGCGCAACATTAACGGCGCCGACAGCGGACCCAGCACTTCGCGCCTACGCAGCGGAAGTCATGTTTCCACCGACCCGAACGAGCGGTCGATGCGGTCCTCGACGCTGCGGTCGAAACCACAGCCgaagctcaagctcaagctgAGCGACAAGGCGGCGTCGATGGCACCGGGGATGTCTTTCCTCGGACAGTATGACAGAGAGCTTGACTCGGATGACGAGGATCTGGCGTTTGAGGAACAGTTTATTCTGCGTATGCCTCCCGGAGAAGATTGTGAGAAGCTGAGGAAGGCAATCGCTTCGCGCGAAGTGGGGAATGACATATGGTTCAAATTTAAAG ATTCACGGCGCGCGGTGTTCCACATTGGAAACAACACATATTCTGCCAAACTAGTCGACCTTCCGTGCGTCATTGAATCCCAAAAGACGTTGGACAATAAGCAAATGTTCAAAGTCGCAGATATATGTCAG ATGCTCGTCGTCGACAAAAAGATTGCAAGTGAAGATCAGTTACAGAAGGACAAGAACTTTAATATCGACGAGTTCATATGGCCCCACGGAATCACACCTCCATTGCACCACGTCAGGAAAAGGAGGTTCCGAAAACGTGTCAACAGACGG ACAATCGAAAGCGTAGAGCAGGAAGTTGAGAGGCTACTCGACGAAGATGCAATGGCGACGGAAGTAAAATATG ATGtacttgaaaatgtcaaTCCTGACTTGTCAGACTCGGAGCTGATAGAGCAGGAGGCACCTCTAGACGCGCCAACGCCTGCAGTATCAGACCTAGGCGAAGGAATGACCCCAGGTGACCTAGGAGAGGGcgacgaagaggacgacGGAGAAGCTGCGAGCGTAgacaatgatgatgatgagcaAGAAGGGGATATTGACGAGGACCTGGCGGCCGAGCTGAACCTGGCATTAGAaaacgaggatgaggaagatggcgacgatgaggatgaggaagacgacgagagtgaagaggaagagagcgaggatgaagacgatgaagagacGCAGGCGAGGAAGTTGCTCAGTGAAGAAATACGGGATTTGGAGGCGGCGGTTGCGAAGAAGCGGAATGAGATTGCGAGCTCAGCCAACCCTCTTATCAGG AAACGCTTTGAAGATGCTCTCAAGAAACTTACTGCTGATCTGGAAATGAAGTCAGCGCAGCGTGACGAGCTCAAGGAACGGCAGAGGTTGAAAAAAGAGGGTCTTCCTATGGAAACTGTTGAGGATACAGACCCAGATAATGGTGGTCATGGtcctggaggtggtggggaCGATGATGGGGACTTATTTGGAGATGAATCGGAAATGGACATGAGCTAG
- a CDS encoding Metaxin-like protein (Metaxin-like protein C409.19c): protein MDSETLPTSGLVLHIWPGQWDLPSFDPHCLATVLYLQLAIPGKYSLVECANPDSSPTGQLPFLVHGQYSVGSFAGIVKYVSGLRNEDYKTYPDANLDVRLTASERAQKTAWVAHAESHLGDLVFHTLYANGENWVKMTHPALASMFPVPQKYYVPRRMRNSYYPRLVAAGLWRQVVEEEKSQKEKFPRDVKPAERAKLSANTTLSQAFDKEKVLAKAGYELDIYSELLGGKRFVFQDKLSTVDVIVAAHILLLVYPPFSDPMVKDLLTESYPTLLTHSRKVHAVALGSNTSQLSYDAPSSSLWAIIPAFPKSSSKSSSKKPEETPEDLQFRRMRWGFVGAALGSLVVYGMLMAQHIEIVRVPATESNEEVAGEEEDVILLSPEEEVEEDVDTSSS, encoded by the exons ATGGACTCTGAGACACTCCCGACGTCTGGGTTAGTCTTACACATCTGGCCAGGCCAATGGGACTTGCCCTCCTTCGACCCACACTGTCTCGCGACAGTGCTTTATCTCCAACTCGCCATCCCCGGAAAATACAGCCTTGTCGAGTGTGCAAACCCGGACTCGTCGCCCACCG GACAGCTGCCTTTCCTTGTCCACGGGCAGTACTCGGTTGGATCGTTTGCCGGGATCGTTAAGTATGTATCGGGTCTGCGGAATGAGGATTATAAAACGTACCCGGATGCGAATTTGGATGTGCGGTTGACTGCGTCGGAGAGGGCGCAGAAAACGGCGTGGGTCGCGCATGCGGAGTCTCACCTTGGTGACTTGGTG TTTCATACGTTATACGCGAACGGGGAGAATTGGGTGAAGATGACGCATCCTGCGTTGGCATCCATGTTCCCCGTGCCCCAGAAATATTACGTGCCTAGGAGGATGAGAAATAGTTATTACCCAAGATTAGTTGCTGCTGGTTTGTGGAGGCAGGTCGTCGAGGAAGAGAAATCACAGAAGGAGAAGTTTCCCAGAGACGTGAAGCCTGCGGAGAGGGCAAAACTCAGCGCCAACACGACTCTGTCGCAAGCTTTTGACAAGGAGAAG GTTCTGGCGAAAGCTGGTTATGAGCTAGATATTTACAGCGAGCTTCTGGGTGGTAAAAGATTCGTGTTTCAAGACAA GCTATCTACCGTGGATGTTATAGTGGCTGCACATATTCTCCTCCTTGTATATCCTCCATTTTCAGATCCTATGGTCAAAGACCTATTAACGGAGTCGTATCCAACCCTGCTCACACACTCCCGGAAAGTACACGCTGTAGCACTGGGATCTAACACATCTCAACTCTCGTACGACGCCCCTTCTTCCTCGTTATGGGCCATCATACCCGCATTCCCGAAATCATCTTCCAAGTCATCGTCTAAAAAGCCGGAGGAGACGCCAGAGGACTTGCAATTCAGGCGGATGCGCTGGGGGTTCGTGGGTGCGGCGCTTGGGTCTTTGGTGGTGTATGGTATGTTGATGGCTCAGCACATTGAAATCGTTCGGGTACCTGCTACAGAGAGTAATGAGGAAGTGGcaggggaagaggaagatgtcaTTCTCCTGTCCCCAGAAGAGGAGGtagaggaggatgtggacaCATCAAGTAGTTAG
- a CDS encoding Glycosylphosphatidylinositol anchor attachment 1 protein — translation MNNDAVETVPKFKRVLQKLKTALRPDGNIHEKRIRRRLKLVNLITRRLKTLKIVLFIAGYLWMVLIPFPHLGRGTYIDENALQPGQVNTQWNWGDVHVADRYLEQLEHIRDANYTSVQRANWLREEFGKLGLSSSTQKYTFATSTSNSTGTNAYAIIASPRHSGVEAMVISASWLSRIDEGQGMINIRGVSTVLALAGFLKRYSYWGKDIVLVISDDYLEGMQAWLGEYHGVSQSGLNAEPLKLTSGVIWTALNIDYPGHSFSHLGIFFEGLNGRLPNQDLVNSVERIARWTARVPVILYDHLDPREDASANAAFSWMPKALYDIGDVKTYLYQARNVIRNVGYQYNGRGSGVHGLFHQFRIDAITIFAVPATGPHGFHAIGSIVESTLRTMNNMLERLHASFFFYILTSPQRFLKIGLFLPSAILISVAMMFHGLSTWVDAAWVQEGISDEGTEKSSTSTPIKWRQRSRPVIQVVCIMAATHILGFGLFKLVSSAPFINNYKALLDFL, via the exons ATGAACAACGACGCTGTCGAGACGGtgccaaagttcaaacgCGTGCTTCAAAAGCTGAAGACAGCGTTACGGCCAGATGGAAACATTCACGAGAAGCGCATACGGAGACGACTGAAGCTTGTGAACCTTATAACACGTCGTTTAAAGACACTTAA AATAGTCTTATTTATTGCAGGGTACCTATGGATGGTCCTCATACCTTTTCCTCACTTAGGCCGAGGTACATACATTGACGAAAATGCGCTTCAGCCGGGACAA GTAAACACACAGTGGAATTGGGGAGATGTACACGTCGCAGATCGGTATCTCGAACAATTGGAACATATTCGCGATGCGAATTACACGAGTGTGCA ACGAGCAAACTGGTTGCGCGAGGAGTTTGGCAAACTTGGGTTGTCATCGTCGACACAGAAATATACCTTCGCTACAAGTACATCC AACTCTACAGGAACGAATGCATACGCAATTATCGCATCTCCCCGTCATTCTGGTGTGGAAGCAATGGTTATCAGTGCTTCATGGTTAAGCAGGATCGATGAGGGACAGGGTATGATCAATATACGAGGTGTTTCCACAGTTTTGGCTCTGGCAGGTTTCTTAAAAC GTTATTCGTACTGGGGAAAGGATATAGTGCTGGTAATAAGCGACGACTATCTGGAAGGGATGCAGGCATGGCTTGGGGAATATCATGGTGTATCGCAATCTG GCCTCAATGCAGAACCCTTGAAACTGACCTCAGGAGTAATTTGGACTGCTCTAAATATTGACTATCCCGGGCATTCTTTTTCCCATTTGGGAATTTTCTTTG AGGGCCTTAATGGGCGTCTACCTAATCAAGACCTTGTCAATTCAGTAGAAAGAATTGCTAGATGGACTGCTCGGGTACCAGTCATTCTATACGACCATTTGGACCCCAGGGAAGATGCATCAGCAAATGCCGCATTTTCTTGGATGCCCAAAGCGCTTTATGACATTGGCGATGTTAAGACATACTTGTACCAAGCCAGAAATGTTATACGTAATGTTGGATACCAATATAATGGCCGCGGCAGCGGTGTACACGGTCTTTTCCATCA GTTCAGAATTGATGCAATCACCATTTTCGCAGTTCCTGCCACAGGCCCACACGGATTCCATGCCATAGGAAG CATTGTCGAATCAACACTGCGCACGATGAACAACATGCTTGAGCGGCTACATGCttcgttctttttctatatCCTCACAAGCCCTCAAAGAttcctcaaaattggccTTTTCCTACCGAGTGCCATTCTCATTAGCGTGGCGATGATGTTCCATGGGTTGAGCACATGGGTTGACGCTGCCTGGGTGCAAGAGGGTATTTCAGACGAAGGCACTGAAAAatcttccacttccacccCAATAAAGTGGAGACAACGCTCCAGGCCCGTCATCCAGGTGGTGTGCATCATGGCAGCAACACACATTCTAGGATTCGGTTTATTCAAATTGGTATCAAGCGCCCCCTTTATCAACAATTACAAG GCTTTGCTGGATTTCCTCTAA
- a CDS encoding 12 kDa heat shock protein codes for MSDAGRQSFTDKAGAAMKPDSQKSTMEQAGDFIKGKTDSAASTMQPNSQKSGSQRVGDTMSGNSNDNQDSLLNKAKNAVGMGNNNA; via the exons ATGTCAGACGCCGGACGCCAATCTTTCACCGACAAAGCTGGTGCCGCTATGAAG CCCGACTCCCAGAAGAGCACCATGGAACAAGCTGGTGACTTTATCAAGGGCAAGACTGATTCTGCCGCATCGACCATGCAGCCCAAC AGCCAGAAGTCGGGCAGCCAAAGGGTCGGAGACACCATGAGCGGAAACTCCAACGACAACCAGGACTCTCTCCTCAACAAGGCCAAGAACGCTGTCGGCATGGGCAACAACAACGCTTAA
- a CDS encoding Putative ubiquitin thioesterase otu1 → MAPVRLRHPKGVSTIEVLLDAPDFTILDLQQEIYATTNILPSRQILKAGYPPRQLTIVPDLPLQALGLQRGDQIIVNEASSDQAPPPQSQSSSVPARSPLAPAPTQTYTAPAPIPRSVPVQPSPPVQSSGPDSVEVDGSFLVHRIVPDDNSCLFSSVALVFEQSISKAQQIRKIVADGIRNNPETYNEAILGMPPSQYIATITKPTSWGGAIELSIIAAHYSAEIASIDVETGRIDHFSPGEHGAASGMRAILIYSGIHYDAATLAPMADAPDEWHQTLFPILSGDDNSDPILVAAKKLADILRSKKAFTNTSTFDLRCEGLKGEKGARAHAEQTGHVRFGEY, encoded by the exons ATGGCCCCTGTGCGCCTTCGCCATCCAAAGGGCGTGTCCACCATCGAGGTTCTCTTGGACGCACCCGACTTCACCATCCTCGACCTTCAGCAAGAAATCTATGCAACCACAAACATCCTTCCCTCGCGCCAGATTC TCAAGGCCGGATACCCGCCCCGCCAGCTAACTATAGTTCCTGATCTTCCACTTCAGGCCCTGGGTCTGCAGCGGGGAGACCAGATCATCGTTAACGAGGCCTCTTCAGACCAGGCCCCCCCTCCCCAATCCCAGTCGTCTTCCGTCCCAGCGAGGTCCCCACTAGCCCCAGCACCTACCCAAACATACACCGCTCCTGCTCCGATACCACGATCTGTGCCAGTACAACCATCTCCTCCAGTCCAGTCGTCCGGGCCAGACAGCGTAGAGGTCGATGGCAGCTTCCTCGTACATCGG ATTGTTCCAGACGACAACTCGTGTCTCTTCTCATCAGTAGCACTTGTGTTCGAACAGAGCATATCGAAAGCTCAGCAGATTCGCAAAA TCGTAGCAGATGGCATCCGTAACAACCCAGAGACCTATAACGAAGCTATTCTCGG AATGCCACCTTCCCAATATATCGCCACAATTACCAAGCCCACTTCCTGGGGAGGCGCGATTGAGCTTAGTATCATAGCAGCGCACTACTCGGCCGAGATAGCCAGCATCGACGTCGAAACGGGACGGATCGACCACTTCTCGCCGGGCGAGCACGGCGCCGCTTCGGGCATGCGCGCGATCCTCATCTACTCGGGCATACACTACGACGCCGCGACTCTCGCACCCATGGCCGATGCCCCTGACGAGTGGCACCAGACACTTTTCCCTATC CTTTCAGGTGACGATAACTCGGATCCTATCCTCGTCGCAGCGAAGAAGCTCGCAGACATCCTTCGCTCCAAAAAGGCCTTCACTAATACCTCGACGTTTGATCTCAGATGCGAG GGGCTTAAAGGCGAGAAGGGTGCTCGAGCCCACGCAGAACAGACTGGTCACGTCCGCTTCGGAGAATACTAG